In Kogia breviceps isolate mKogBre1 chromosome 19, mKogBre1 haplotype 1, whole genome shotgun sequence, a single genomic region encodes these proteins:
- the TACO1 gene encoding translational activator of cytochrome c oxidase 1 → MAAWAAVTLSRAAAQCLWARGPGVRVALPCFLPAFQPEPSGCSPCGGRTLHLTAEVLAGHNKWSKVRHIKGPKDTERSRIFSKLSLSIRLAVKEGGPNPEFNSNLASVLEVCRSKHMPKATMEAALKMEKTKDIYLLYEGRGPGGSSLLIEALSNSSSKCYSDVKHILNKNGGMMAEGARHSFDKKGVIVVGVEDKEKKAVNLERALELAIEAGAEDVKEIEDEEETNIFKFICDASSLHQVRKKLDSLGLCSVSCMLEFIPNTKVRLADPDLEQAAHLIQALGNHDDVIHVYDNIE, encoded by the exons ATGGCGGCTTGGGCCGCTGTCACCTTGAGCAGGGCCGCTGCCCAGTGCTTGTGGGCGCGAGGCCCCGGGGTCCGGGTGGCTCTTCCGTGCTTCCTCCCGGCCTTCCAGCCTGAGCCCTCAGGCTGTAGCCCCTGTGGGGGCCGGACGCTGCACCTCACGGCAGAAGTCCTCGCCGGGCACAACAAGTGGTCCAAAGTCCGGCACATCAAGGGTCCCAAGGACACCGAAAGGAGTCGCATCTTCTCCAAGCTCAGTTTGAGCATTCGCCTAGCGGTTAAAG AAGGAGGCCCCAACCCCGAGTTCAATAGCAACCTGGCCAGCGTCTTAGAGGTGTGTCGCAGCAAGCACATGCCCAAGGCAACAATGGAGGCAGCACTGAAAATGGAG AAAACCAAGGATATTTATTTGTTGTATGAGGGCCGAGGCCCCGGTGGCTCTTCTCTTCTCATCGAGGCGCTGTCTAACAGTAGCTCCAAGTGCTACTCGGACGTCAAACATATCCTGAACAAGAATGG GGGAATGATGGCTGAAGGAGCTCGCCACTCCTTTGACAAAAAGGGGGTGATCGTGGTTGGAGTGGAGGACAAAGAGAAGAAAGCTGTGAATCTAGAGCGTGCCCTGGAGCTGGCAATAGAAGCAGGAGCTGAGGATGtcaaggaaattgaagatgaagaggaaacgaacatttttaaa TTTATTTGTGATGCCTCTTCACTGCATCAAGTGAGGAAGAAGCTGGACTCCCTGGGCCTGTGTTCTGTGTCCTGTATGCTAGAGTTCATCCCCAACACAAAGGTACGGCTGGCTGACCCTGACCTGGAGCAGGCTGCCCATCTCATCCAGGCTCTCGGCAACCACGATGACGTGATCCACGTCTATGACAACATCGAGTAG